One part of the Prochlorococcus marinus str. MIT 9313 genome encodes these proteins:
- a CDS encoding tetratricopeptide repeat protein has product MKGFGEKKEIKNKQPSKKFARIPPDQLKAIAFKHHQQGNINEAQKAYQEFINSGLSDPDVFSNFALICQSQGEIDKAINIYKRSIKLFPRHAFSHANLGYLFFQIGMLDDAEAAIRQAIVIQPNLANAYSYLGLVLREKGRLTDAEDITRKAIELQPDLVDAYVNLGQILQNQGKLDEAEHTTRQAIELQDDSASIYLNLGGILQDQGDLTDAEANTRKAMHLQADLPDVNLNLSIILKDLGRIEEAVFHVTREIELYPQKQSSYLLLNSLLEESDLSFLPERQSRVLLRGLLKRNDIAHKNLFSAINLLISEKTLDNISGINHNLFDHPSFQKILADDEIISALGLMLFTTIAWEKALTNIRKQICISIQNNVFNKRIIDLTIALAEQCFLNEYIFTCTKQELDAIEQFKLSCLRSDFDLKTLSILACYIPITHLCEQFPSLRGFIDANEKLNNLKIMQLVEPEREHELAASIPKYGSIDDGTSIQVKKQYEENPYPRWRYASYSCENVQTISSAINNEINPNRVSIILPNQRSRVLIAGCGTGQQIFDALSYSNSELTAIDLSSSSIAYAKRKAHEYGIEHIRFIEMDILDLPKLNEEFDLIECTGVLHHMKDPSEGLQSLLKILAADGMLKLGFYSELARQDIVEARKIIKSESFEASNEGIRLFRNKIINGEYPNISSISNWPDFYTTSMCRDLCFHIMEHRYSLEMIASLLDQFELRFLGFVLPSFVKKDYGRAYPSDSMQTDLGYWQQYEQVNPNTFRQMYQFWTNQR; this is encoded by the coding sequence ATGAAAGGATTTGGAGAAAAGAAAGAAATAAAAAATAAACAGCCCTCCAAGAAGTTTGCCCGAATACCGCCTGATCAACTCAAGGCTATCGCTTTTAAACATCACCAACAAGGCAATATAAATGAGGCACAAAAAGCCTATCAGGAATTTATTAATAGTGGTTTAAGTGATCCAGATGTATTCTCTAATTTCGCATTGATCTGTCAATCCCAAGGAGAGATTGACAAGGCAATAAACATCTATAAGAGAAGCATCAAACTATTTCCACGCCATGCTTTTTCACATGCAAACTTGGGATATCTTTTCTTTCAGATAGGAATGTTAGATGATGCTGAAGCAGCGATCCGCCAGGCAATTGTTATACAGCCTAACCTTGCCAATGCTTATTCATACTTGGGTTTAGTCTTACGAGAAAAAGGAAGACTAACTGATGCAGAAGATATAACCCGAAAGGCCATTGAACTTCAGCCAGATTTGGTTGATGCATACGTTAATCTTGGTCAGATCCTACAGAATCAAGGCAAACTAGATGAAGCAGAACATACAACACGCCAGGCAATTGAATTGCAAGATGATTCAGCAAGTATTTATCTGAATCTAGGTGGTATCCTGCAAGACCAAGGTGATTTAACTGATGCAGAAGCGAATACAAGAAAGGCAATGCATCTACAGGCCGATCTGCCTGATGTCAATTTAAACCTTTCTATAATTCTAAAGGACCTTGGTAGAATTGAGGAGGCTGTATTTCATGTAACAAGAGAAATTGAGCTTTACCCACAAAAGCAATCATCATATTTGCTTCTTAACTCTCTACTTGAGGAATCTGATCTTTCATTCTTGCCTGAACGACAGTCTAGAGTTTTGCTTCGTGGCCTATTAAAGAGAAATGATATTGCACATAAAAATCTATTTTCAGCAATTAATCTCTTGATCTCTGAAAAAACACTAGACAACATTTCAGGCATTAATCATAATTTATTTGACCACCCATCTTTTCAAAAAATTCTTGCTGATGATGAGATCATCAGTGCTCTTGGTTTGATGTTATTCACCACAATAGCCTGGGAGAAGGCGTTGACTAATATACGCAAGCAAATATGCATTTCAATCCAAAATAATGTTTTTAATAAAAGGATTATTGACTTGACTATTGCTCTTGCGGAGCAGTGTTTCCTTAATGAATATATTTTTACATGCACCAAGCAAGAATTGGATGCAATCGAACAGTTTAAACTTTCTTGCTTGAGAAGTGACTTTGATCTGAAAACTCTTTCCATCTTAGCTTGTTATATACCCATTACTCATCTTTGTGAACAGTTCCCTTCATTAAGAGGATTCATCGATGCAAATGAGAAATTAAATAATTTAAAAATAATGCAACTCGTTGAACCAGAACGCGAACATGAGCTTGCAGCATCTATTCCTAAATATGGATCTATAGATGATGGTACTTCTATTCAGGTTAAAAAGCAGTATGAAGAGAACCCTTATCCGCGTTGGAGATATGCTTCTTATTCATGTGAAAATGTTCAAACTATATCTTCAGCGATTAACAACGAAATAAACCCTAATCGGGTCTCAATTATTTTGCCCAATCAGAGATCTCGAGTTTTAATAGCTGGCTGTGGAACAGGACAGCAAATATTCGATGCCCTCTCTTATTCTAACTCTGAATTAACTGCTATCGATCTCAGCTCTTCTAGTATCGCTTATGCAAAGCGTAAGGCTCATGAATATGGAATTGAGCATATAAGATTTATTGAGATGGATATTCTTGATCTTCCGAAACTAAATGAAGAGTTTGATCTCATAGAATGTACGGGTGTTCTTCATCATATGAAGGATCCATCTGAAGGTCTGCAATCTCTACTTAAAATACTCGCAGCGGATGGAATGCTCAAATTAGGATTTTATAGTGAGTTAGCACGTCAAGATATTGTCGAGGCTAGGAAAATTATTAAATCTGAATCTTTTGAGGCTAGTAATGAAGGTATTCGTCTATTTAGGAACAAAATAATTAATGGTGAATATCCGAACATTAGTTCAATCTCAAACTGGCCAGACTTTTACACAACTTCTATGTGTAGAGATCTTTGTTTTCATATTATGGAACATCGTTATTCACTAGAGATGATAGCATCTCTGCTTGACCAATTTGAACTTAGATTCTTAGGCTTTGTGTTACCCAGTTTTGTTAAAAAGGATTATGGCAGAGCTTATCCATCTGATTCAATGCAGACTGACCTCGGCTATTGGCAACAGTATGAACAAGTCAATCCCAACACCTTTCGACAAATGTACCAATTTTGGACGAATCAAAGATAA